Proteins encoded within one genomic window of Gambusia affinis linkage group LG09, SWU_Gaff_1.0, whole genome shotgun sequence:
- the rgs14b gene encoding regulator of G-protein signaling 14 yields MVALSGLFHKFSRLAKSVSLKQHRTYKKLRVLVCCNREGRKSQAVSDGELNMTARGCGGSSSSLPGTPGGDVNSANSVLSWAVSFEKLLEDPHGVCYFTAFLKSEVSAENILFWQDCQKFRKIPATSLDQLKAAARSIYDTYLSDSAPYSVNIDDTAKTEEKDLEQPTPEMFNRAQAQIFKLMKMDSYRRFVRSPLYQQCTLTSVEGKHLPQLLTEPVRLGSLDNMASKSPSSDKKNRKSDSNSLPSGTSISEKQRQKRGSWGDASNDSGPLKQSNMSTKSTSSVELVSLCRQMENGRPGPTSRDQAASIGSRIGVEGGYCCVYLPDGSASLAPTRNGQPIKDMLASLCEKRGFPLKDVMIYLHGKDKPLSLDQDCSVLRDQQVSLELRVTFALENAFTGKTVGIMVKSSKTLQDALCSVMQKHHLKPQETAVTMVGSDEPVSLNCSVYGLANKTLRLEKAKGKEQTIIPRGGSSSSNAQVRLPLIDMDGFLDMLTRAQCCRVDDQRGLLTKEQLEIPSFLQLSSDQGQNTDDSSATSSSTTGSKTESGDNADAPAPANKSEESSDAPKSESKDLRETTV; encoded by the exons ATGGTGGCTCTCAGTGgactttttcacaaattttcccGCCTGGCAAAAAGCGTTTCTCTGAAGCAACACAGGACGTACAAGAAATTGCGTGTTTTAGTTTGTTGTAACAGAGAGGGGAGAAAG AGTCAGGCAGTGTCAGATGGAG AGCTGAACATGACTGCGCGGGGCTGCggaggcagcagctccagccTTCCAGGGACCCCAGGAGGGGACGTCAACTCCGCCAACAGTGTCCTGAGCTGGGCCGTCTCTTTTGAGAAGCTGTTGGAAGACCCCCATGGAGTCTGTTACTTTACG GCCTTTTTGAAGTCCGAAGTGAGTGCagagaacattttattctggCAAGATTGTCAAAAGTTCAGGAAGATTCCAGCCACATCTTTGGATCAA ctgaaagcAGCAGCTCGCTCCATCTATGACACTTACCTGTCTGACAGCGCTCCCTACAGCGTGAACATCGATGACACTGCCAAGACGGAGGAGAAGGATCTGGAGCAACCCACTCCCGAGATGTTTAACAGAGCTCAGGCTCAG ATTTTTAAACTGATGAAGATGGACAGCTACCGGCGCTTTGTGCGCTCTCCGCTCTATCAGCAATGCACTTTGACAAGTGTAGAAGGTAAACATCTACCTCAGCTCTTGACGGAACCCGTCCGCTTGGGGTCATTGGACAACATGGCCAGCAAGAGTCCATCAAGTGACAAGAAG AACAGGAAGTCTGACTCCAATAGTCTACCAAGTGGTACTAGTATCTCGGAGAAACAGCGACAGAAAAGAGGATCCTGGGGAG ATGCATCAAATGACTCGGGTCCTCTGAAGCAGTCAAATATGTCGACCAAATCAACCAGCAGTGTGGAGCTTGTCTCCCTCTGCAGACAGATGGAG AACGGGCGGCCAGGTCCCACTTCCCGCGATCAGGCTGCTAGCATCGGGAGCCGTATTGGGGTGGAGGGGGGCTACTGCTGTGTCTACCTGCCCGACGGCAGTGCTTCCCTGGCCCCTACACGTAACGGGCAGCCCATCAAGGACATGCTGGCCAGCCTGTGTGAGAAGAGGGGCTTCCCATTAAAAGATGTCATGATTTACCTTCATGGCAAGGACAAG CCCCTGTCGCTGGACCAGGACTGCTCCGTGCTGAGAGATCAACAGGTCTCTCTTGAACTCAGGGTGACGTTTGC GTTGGAGAATGCCTTTACTGGTAAAACAGTGGGAATCATGGTGAAGTCCAGTAAAACACTGCAGGACGCCCTCTGTTCAGTGATGCAAAAGCACCATCTGAAGCCGCAAGAGACAGCGGTAACCATG GTTGGAAGTGACGAGCCTGTGAGCCTGAACTGCTCTGTGTACGGACTAGCCAATAAGACGCTGCGGCTGGAAAAAGCCAAAG GTAAAGAGCAGACCATTATTCCCAGAGGAGGGAGTTCTTCTTCTAATGCACAGGTCAGACTGCCATTAAT CGACATGGACG GATTTCTGGACATGCTGACCAGAGCTCAGTGCTGCAGAGTAGATGACCAGCGAGGCCTTCTGACCAAAGAACAGCTAGAGATCCCTTCATTCCTGCAGCTTTCTTCAGACCAGGGACAGAATACAGATGACTCCAGTGCAACCAGCTCTTCCACTACCGGCTCCAAAACAGAGTCAGGGGACAATGCAGATGCTCCGGCTCCAGCCAATAAATCTGAGGAAAGTTCTGATGCTCCTAAATCTGAATCTAAAGACTTGAGGGAAACAACAGTTTGA